In Dryocola sp. LX212, the genomic stretch CGGCGTCAGCGTCACCTGGTTGCCGTTAACATAGGCATCGTCGGTAGATTCATAGAAGCGGGCGTAAAGCAGATACCACGCGAGAATTCCCCCGGCGGCAAGCACCAGGATCAGAAACAGAATAATAAAGTTACGTTTGCGCTTGCTGCCGCGCTCAACGTGTTGGGCAGGTGTGGTTTCCATCTTGTGATGACCTTTATTGAAGACTTAGCGATGTGGGGCAGTGATCTCGTCCGGCAGCATTTTTGTAATCAGCTCTACCAGTAAACGGGATTCATCGTGGGTGAGTCGGGCGGTGAGATCGCCGATGATTGAGGTCAGTGCCTCTTTCTCAAAGCGGTCGCAAAGGGCATGGCCTTTGTCAGTCAGGGCCAGAATGACCTGACGTTTATCCTGCGGGTTCGGGGTGCGGGCAATCAGCTCTCGCTTCACCATACGGTCAACCATGCGGCTCATGGCACCGGCGTCCATCACCAGATTTTTGCTGATTTCCACGGGGCTGATAAAGCCTTTATGGATACTGATAAGCACCTTGAACTGCGGGGCAGTGATATCCGCACCGGCAAAATACTGGTTAATGAGCTGGTCTTTGAACTGGTTTGCGAGGTGGATAAGCAAACCGAGGTGGAGCTTGCTGCTGATAATACCCGGATGGTCGTTCATAATGATTGCCTGGTCAGTAATTGCAGGTGAAACTACTGACCAGGCATCTATTTGTCAATCAGCGATTTTTACTACCGCACAGAGTGAAAAAATGGCAGGGTGGGAGCGTTTGATAATTAAGAAGAAAAAAGGATGTCATGACGGTAACAATTTTGAGAGCGCCGCGAGCCGCGATGGGCTTTAGTTTGTTGTCTATTCTGCTCCTCTCGGGCTGTACCACAAAAACTGCCTCGCCCGTTTCCGAAACCGCAAAGCCGGTGGATGTGGAAACGGTGGTGAAGCAAAAGCTGCCGCCGGGCCAGAAGGATCGCAGCGCCTGGGCGAAGGAGTTAGCGACCGTCTTTAAGAGCCAGGATATCGCGCCAGGCGAGGAGAATATCTGCTCCGTGCTGGCGGTGGCGCAGCAGGAGTCCAACCTGGTGGCAGACCCGGCAGTGCCGAATTTGAGCGCTATCGCCTGGAAAGAGATCGACCGTCGCGCCGAAAAAATGCATATCCCGGCGTTCCTGGTCCACACCGCACTGAAGATTGAATCACCGAACGGCAAGAGCTACAGCGACAGGCTGGACAAGGTTAAAACTGAAGGCCAGCTGAGCGCGATTTTCGATGACTTCATCGGCATGGTGCCGATGGGCCAGAAGCTGTTCGGCAACCTTAACCCGGTACACACCGGCGGGCCAATGCAGGTAAGCATTGCCTTTGCTGAGCAGCATACCAGCGGCTATCCGTGGAAGATGGAAGGCACGGTACGTCAGGAAGTCTTCACCCGCCGGGGCGGAATGTGGTTCGGTACCTATCATTTGCTGAATTACCCTGCGAATTACACCCGGCCTTTATACCGCTTCGCGGACTTCAACGCCGGGTGGTACGCCAGCCGCAACGCCGCCTTCCAGAATGCGGTAAGCAAGGCTACGGGAACGAAGCTGGCGCTGGACGGGGATCTTATTCTCTATAATACCGACAAAGCGGGCAGTACCGAGCTGGCGGTAAGAAAGCTGGCGGGCAAGCTGGATATGAGCGACAGCCAGATCCACCGCGCGCTACAAAAAGGCGACAGCATCGACTTCGAGAAAACAGATCTCTACGAGCAGGTTTACGCGCTGGCGGAAAAGAAAGCCGGCAAGAAGTTACCGCGTGAAATGCTGCCGGGCATCACGCTTGAAAGCCCGAAAATTACCCGTAATTTAACGACTGCATGGTTTGCAAAACGAGTAGATGAGAGGCGTGCGGCTTGTATGAAGAGGTAAAAATTGGTGGATGACGCTGTCGCAGGTCGGATAAGCGGAGCGCCATCCGACAAAAAACTCGGTGGTTGACGCCGTGCTTATCCTCTTACAAATCGAAACGTAGGCCGGAAAGGCGCAGCGTCACCCGGCATTAATACTCATGCCGGTGGTGATACTTCACCATCAGGGCTATCAGGCCGAGAAACGCGCAGCCCAGCAGGAACGGCACCAGGCCAAACACGGTGCTCACGGCGAGGCCCATCTCGATACGCGGGCGGGTTGCGTCGTTGCCCTGAGCCAGGTGTTCAAGTACGCCGGGCGCATGTACCAGTAAGTTAAGGATCTGGCTACCGACCCAGAAGCAGAACAGAATGAATACCGCATAGGCGATATTGCTCAGGGTAGCGCCACCAGTCCTGGATGAAGAAACGGTAATCGTTGTAAGGACAACGTGTTTCGACAAGGTAATTTCAGTCATAGAGACCTCCCATGTAACCATACCGCCAATCAGGTTTCCGCCCGATAATTACAGCAAGTGTGGCAGGTCATAAGGTTTGTCAATATCAGATTGTTGGTAATTTCAGCGCCGGAATCTTCCTGGATGCGCAATTTTTGCGTAATATCACAATTTTGTAACTTAAATGAAATTTTCGTAACATAATCACGATTGACGTCTATAAACGAGCGGTTTCCCGGTGGCGGCTATGCGACAATGCCGCTACTGAATGACGGCGGGCGAATAACACCATGAAGGCGAAAACACTGAGTCAAAAAATGCGGCGTGACTGGCACTATTACGCCGTGGCGA encodes the following:
- a CDS encoding MarR family transcriptional regulator, producing MNDHPGIISSKLHLGLLIHLANQFKDQLINQYFAGADITAPQFKVLISIHKGFISPVEISKNLVMDAGAMSRMVDRMVKRELIARTPNPQDKRQVILALTDKGHALCDRFEKEALTSIIGDLTARLTHDESRLLVELITKMLPDEITAPHR
- a CDS encoding DUF1615 domain-containing protein, with amino-acid sequence MGFSLLSILLLSGCTTKTASPVSETAKPVDVETVVKQKLPPGQKDRSAWAKELATVFKSQDIAPGEENICSVLAVAQQESNLVADPAVPNLSAIAWKEIDRRAEKMHIPAFLVHTALKIESPNGKSYSDRLDKVKTEGQLSAIFDDFIGMVPMGQKLFGNLNPVHTGGPMQVSIAFAEQHTSGYPWKMEGTVRQEVFTRRGGMWFGTYHLLNYPANYTRPLYRFADFNAGWYASRNAAFQNAVSKATGTKLALDGDLILYNTDKAGSTELAVRKLAGKLDMSDSQIHRALQKGDSIDFEKTDLYEQVYALAEKKAGKKLPREMLPGITLESPKITRNLTTAWFAKRVDERRAACMKR
- a CDS encoding DUF2755 family protein, whose translation is MTEITLSKHVVLTTITVSSSRTGGATLSNIAYAVFILFCFWVGSQILNLLVHAPGVLEHLAQGNDATRPRIEMGLAVSTVFGLVPFLLGCAFLGLIALMVKYHHRHEY